TTCTTGAGGGGGTTGGAGCAAGTTAGGGGCCTGAGGCTGGGCAACGGCATAAGTGGTGGACATGGCGAGGCGCGAAGGTGCAAGATCACGTGGTCGAACAAGCGCCAAGCTTGATCATAAACAAAGTCTCGTGACGCGGCCTTTTTCCATGAGAATTTATTGCTGGACGTGCGAATGAGGCAAATACCGAGGAGTGGCAATATATTACAACAGACCGTCACACAGAAGCTAACTTGGCGAAGGTGTGGGCCTAGCTCTTAATTTGTTGCTAATAACAAGAAGTATAAAAAAGCCAACCGAGAATAGTAAGTTGGTGGTATACGCAGCGAAAACCAAACAGTACAATTCGTCCGTCAAACTACAAACCAATATGAGTGAATAGTACCCATCTCCCAAACTCCCTCTCTCCAATCTCCTCGCGCAACGCGGCGATTGCATTATGAAGTGCTTTGCCCGCTTCtccattcccaatttctccaTTTCTCATTAGTTGACTGTATACCTTGTCAGCCACGAACGCTGCATCGTTATCAGCCACCGGCCACATAGTTCCAATAACACTTGAGTATCCCGCCATCAGCATACCCGACGCGAGGTGTATAACTTCATCTGGCAGCTTATCATCACCAGTCGCAGTCTGGCAAGCAGAAAGGAAGGCTAAGCCTTTATTTTTGAACGACCCCTGGTTAATGGATGCGAGATCAAGAGTGCCGTCCTGTAAGAAGAATCCACTCCTGGTTGGATCATGGATGTTCTGCTGAGCATGACAAGCAAAATGAACCCAATCATGCTTTGCCATCGCATCAAGCACATTTATCTTCGTCGCCTGGCTGTCTATGAGCTCTGAAATGTTTACTTTGTTTTGTCCGTGCTTCTTAACACAGGCGAGCTCCTTGATGGTTCCAGGCAGCTTGGTCTGACCCGGTGTTTCTGCCTGTGCAATCACGAGAATTTGAGAATCGCAAGTCAATGTGCTCGGACTGGTGTTAAGAAGTGCGGTAAGAGTGGGAGTGTATGAAGAGACAGCATAGTTGAACACCCTTGATTCTGGTTGATCATAATCTCCAGCCGCAtgcaatggaaggaaggaCAATATGCCAGTCGGGCACCAGGTTATATGCGGCAAAGCTGCTATTGAAACATTGCTCTTTGTAGCATTCTTTGGTTAAAGTTTGATTAGGTTTTACTAATAGTAGATCTCACCGAATATCCCAAATGATCAAGCACTGGTTTGACGATACCGTACCACAAATCCGACAGCAAGTTTCCGAAATCGATATCTTGTGTGAGCGACACCGGCCTGCGTTTTATTGTACCACCTTCTACTGGGTCACTCCTCAGCAAGTACTCCATTTCAGCCCGGGTACTTTGGGCTTTGTCTCGGCTAAACTTAGAGAGCGGGAGGTGCTGGACACTGTCTTGTTGAGGTAAAACCACAAGTGCATCGCAACGGTCCTCGTAACAATTAATTACGACGACAGGTCCATGCCGCGCGGCTCGTACAAGGACGTTTGCTTTGCTTGGTCGAAGGAAATCTTCAAATCCTGGCATCTTACGAATTTGAGCTAGCAGCTCATTGTACTTCTTGGCCAGACTACGATGCTCCTGTGCGACCTGCTCGGGAGTCACCGAGACTGACTTTTGTGCTCGGGACTCTCGAGATTCCATACTGGCACTATATAGGGAATCGGCAACGTCTTGAAGATGCATAGCTAGGCACGGATCAACGGATTTTAGCTTATCAAGGGGAGATCGAAGCATAAGATTCTGATTCCATACTACACATCGCGCATGCTCAAGCCACTCAAGAGCCAAAGCGGGTTCTGAAGAGCCGATTGCAGCGGAGGCTGCCTGAACAGCAAGCGCCTCCGCCATCAATAGATCTTGATAACGTTGGGCAGTAGTGGCTCCCAACCATATAAACTGAGGGAGAAGGTCAATTGCCGCTTGGTAGGCCTCAAGAGGACGAAGAAATTTGTGTCTGGAGGCCTGTTTCGCCCACTTGAATGCGTTTCCAAACCTGTCTCGTGGCGTACCCGCCGCCGATCGAACAGACAAACGAAAAAAATCCAAAGATTGCTGCTGGTGCTTAGGGTCTTCTGTGTATTGTGACAGGCTAAGATAAGCCTTGGCCAAATTGAAATGTTGCCACGACAGGTAAGGGTGGCCATCTGGGATCAAAGCAACCGCACGAGATTCATATTCAATGGCTTTCAACACATCCACGATTTCGCCCAGACGCTGAAATTGACAGTAGTACGATGTGCCTAAATTGGCAAGATAGTCTGGTAGAGCAGGATGATTATCAGGGGTTGATACAACTGCGCATAAGTTGCATTCTATCGCATGTTCTAAGTCGTTCAGATTATTGAGTTGCTTAAACCTATAATCATAACACACCCCTAAATTTGCAAGTCGGGATGGCATTTCAGGATGACCATCCGGAGTCAAAGCAATTGCTCGAGACCCGTATTCAATTCCTTTCTGGAGGTCACTCAGGTCACCCGCTCGCTCAAACCGATAGGTGTAAGATCCCCCTAGATTAGCTAATCGACCTGGCAGCTCATGGTGATCATCAGGCGTTAAAATAACTGCTTCATGATGGAATTTGATGGCTTGTTCAAGGTCATTCAACTCCCCCAGTCGCCCGAACCTATAGCTGTGGGTTGTGCCTATATTGGCCAGCAGAGCTGGTAAATCAGGGTGGTCATTGGGAATCAGAGAGACTGCTCGAGAGCCTCGATCGACTGCTGCTTCAAGGTCATCCAATTCGCCTAGTCGTTCAAATCGATAATTAAGTGATACCACTAGATTGTTAAGTCGGGCTGGAAGATCTTGATGATCATCAGGAGTTAAGACAATTGCACGGCGCCGGTAATCAATTGACTTCTCGAGATCGTCTAGCTCGTCCAGTCGTTTGAACCGACGGATGTAGCATGATCCTAGTGTATCAAGCCGACCCGGTAAGTCAGGGTGGCCGTCAGGCGTCAAGGAGACTGCCCGAGAACCGTATTCGATTGCTTTTTTTAGGTCTAATGGCTCCTCCGTGCGCTTAAACTGCTGATTATAGCATATGCATAGGCCGGCAAGTCGCTCTGGTAAGTCAGGTTGACCGTCGGGAGTCAAGTTGATTGCACGTGACTGGTACTCAATCGCCCTCTCGAGGTCTCCCAGCTCACCCAGTCGCTCAAACCGATAGCGGTATGACGAACCTAGACTGAACAGCCTGCCTGGAAGTTCGGGATGGTCATTATTGGTCAAATTGACCCCACGAGATTCGTATTTGATAGCCTGTTCAAGATCACTCAGTTCACCCAATCTCCGAAATCGTGAGCTATATGATGCTCCTGCGTTGGCAAGTAGGCCTGGAAGGTCTGGATGTCCATTTGGAGTCATATCGATTGCGCGAAGCTCGTATTTGATAGCCCGTTCAAGGTCATCCAGTTGGTTCAGACGTTGAAATCGATGCTCGTAGAATGAGCCAAGGTTAGCAAGCCGACCTGGTAAGCTTGGATGTTCATCTGAAGTCAAAGAGACTGCACGGGAGCCGCACTTGATTGCTTTTTCAAGGTCATTCAGCTCATTCAGATGCTCAAATCGACTGTTGAGGGAACTGCTAGATTGGCGAGTCGGCCTGGCAGATCAGGATGATTATCGGGAGTCGTAGAGACTGCAAGGGACTCGCATTTGATCGCCCTTTCGAGATCGTCCACTTCACCTAAGCGCCGGAATCGGTAGGTGTAAGATGTTCCTAGGTTGGCAAGCCGGCGTGACATATCAGGATGACCGTGGGGGGTCAAAACGACAGAGCGAGACCCAAGTTTGATAGCTTTTTCAAGGCTACTTAGCTCACCCACACGTTGAAATCGATAGCTATGGGATGCCCCCAAGTTGGCAAGTCGAGTTGGCAAACTGGGATGGTCATCGGAAGTAGATGCGACAGCACGGGTCCCATATTGAATTGCCTGCTCGAGATCGCTCAATTCGCCAAGACGCCGAAATCGGTGGCTGTAGGATATGCTCAAGTTAGCGATCCGGCCCGGTAATTGAGGGTGATCGTTAGGAGTTAAAGCGACCGCACGCGACTCGCATTCAATTGCCTTCTCGAGGTCTTCCTGGTTGCCAAGTCGCTCAAAGCGACAACTATGTGCCGCGCCCAGATTAATGAGTCGGTTTGTTAAAGATGGATGATTTTCAGGCGTTAATGTGATCGCAGTGGACCCATATATGACGGCTTGGTCTAGGTCTTCCGTTTTGCCTATGCGCTCAAACCGCTGACATAGAGATATTGTTAAGTCGATGAGTAGCTCAGGTAAGTCTGTGCTATCATTCGAAATTAGGGTACGTGCAACATTCCTGTATTCAATTGTTTTGTGTAAGTCATTTAGTTGTCCTAGGACGTCGAATCGTTTATCATAAGAATTTCCTAGGCGAATAAGCAACAGCGCCCGATCTGCATGACCATCGGGTTTGATAGAGAGTACTCGAGATAAAAGTTCAATATCTTTGTCGATTTCGTCAACTTCGGTCTGAATCTTGAGTTTGCGGTACATCGCTATGAGCTAGTGCGTTTTAAGTTAATAAGATTCGCAACTGGTACTCAGATCGCGTGTTGATTTGGCTTGAACAGAAATACCAGGCTATGAGTGTACCAGACTATTAGTTTCTTATTTTAAAGAGGCTCACCAAATTCAACTCCGAACGTTGTGTAATCCAAGAGAGAATGCTTGGGCTTTGCCTTGTTCCTTTGGTGCTCTGCTTGAGGCTGCTTCTCTTTGTATTTATACCAATGAATTAGGAATAGGGGCACATTTAACGTTACCCTAACAGGTCGCAGGGTCCACAAGTGCAATGGTACAAGTGGACTCTGGAATCTTCCTCAGCCTTCTCACACATGATCTGTGCAACTCGTGGATTGAGACCCCGTGCACTGCATGCAGGATGCTTACCACATATAGTAATTCCAATGCACCACGTTGCATAATGATAAGAATGAGATATATACCTTAAATGTTGTTTATAGTATTTTAACCTCACCGTAAACTCAAAATAGGACCCGGCTCACGACCCAACCGAGTGTCTCCATCGATATCGGGATAGGATGTGATCAGAAAACGTAGTTTCCGCACTATCAAAGGCTTTTCTACGGTACATACCCTTTATCCTAAAAAATCTGATTCCTTATCGAGTGGCATTATAGACAAGCGGATCTGTGACTTTGAGGTTTGCAGATTGTGCTGATAGTACATACGCAAGCGCCGTCGGAGGTAGTGCTCGTGTGTCGCATAAGACTTGAAATACCTTAGAAAGTTTTATTGAAAAGCTGGGGGGACAGGTAGCTGGATCACCCAGGTGTTACCCATGCTCTAAGCTTGTGCAAGGAGCCAGGTCCCACCATCTACCTGTAGATCACCAAACCCTCCTCGGCAGTTGGAGGCCCATTCCATTGAGTTCCAAATGTTTACCAACAATATCTACCTTCCATTATCAGGAGAATAGAATAAAGCTCGATGCTGTACCTTTGCAAAATGAATTATAGTATACATGGAGAAATTGATTTCTTCGAACGAACCTCCCTAAATACTATGAATAAAGGCAAAGGTCATAGCTGGGCAGCATTATTTCAGCGAATCATTCAGTAACACATATGCAGCAGAAAAACGCAACTCAAGTACAGAGGCACTGGGATAACTTGGTGTTTCAACCTTTCTAAAGCTTGGTCATAAGCAAAGCCTCGTGACGCGGCTGTTTTATTGCTCAGCAATGCGAATGGGGCAAATATCAAGGGGTGGTAATATATTACAACACACCGTCACACAGAAGCTAACTCGACCAAAGGGACTGGGCCTAGCTCTTAACTCGCCGCTAATAACAAGAAGTAAAAAAAGCCAGCTGGGGATAGTAAGTTGGGTGTTATTTGTTCGTACATGGCGCACGCAGCAAAAATTGAAAACTACAACTCGTGCATCAAACTACAACCCAATATGAATGAATGGTGCCCATCGTCCAAACTCCTTCTCCCCAATCTCTCCACGCAACGCGAAGATAGCATTATGAAGTGCTCTACCCGCCTCTCCGTTTCCAATTATTCTTTCCTTCATTAATTGATCATATACTTTGTTGGATACAAACG
The nucleotide sequence above comes from Rhizoctonia solani chromosome 3, complete sequence. Encoded proteins:
- a CDS encoding CHAT domain protein, with protein sequence MYRKLKIQTEVDEIDKDIELLSRVLSIKPDGHADRALLLIRLGNSYDKRFDVLGQLNDLHKTIEYRNVARTLISNDSTDLPELLIDLTISLCQRFERIGKTEDLDQAVIYGSTAITLTPENHPSLTNRLINLGAAHSCRFERLGNQEDLEKAIECESRAVALTPNDHPQLPGRIANLSISYSHRFRRLGELSDLEQAIQYGTRAVASTSDDHPSLPTRLANLGASHSYRFQRVGELSSLEKAIKLGSRSVVLTPHGHPDMSRRLANLGTSYTYRFRRLGEVDDLERAIKCEPTRQSSSSLNSRFEHLNELNDLEKAIKCGSRAVSLTSDEHPSLPGRLANLGSFYEHRFQRLNQLDDLERAIKYELRAIDMTPNGHPDLPGLLANAGASYSSRFRRLGELSDLEQAIKYESRGVNLTNNDHPELPGRLFSLGSSYRYRFERLGELGDLERAIEYQSRAINLTPDGQPDLPERLAGLCICYNQQFKRTEEPLDLKKAIEYGSRAVSLTPDGHPDLPGRLDTLGSCYIRRFKRLDELDDLEKSIDYRRRAIVLTPDDHQDLPARLNNLVVSLNYRFERLGELDDLEAAVDRGSRAVSLIPNDHPDLPALLANIGTTHSYRFGRLGELNDLEQAIKFHHEAVILTPDDHHELPGRLANLGGSYTYRFERAGDLSDLQKGIEYGSRAIALTPDGHPEMPSRLANLGVCYDYRFKQLNNLNDLEHAIECNLCAVVSTPDNHPALPDYLANLGTSYYCQFQRLGEIVDVLKAIEYESRAVALIPDGHPYLSWQHFNLAKAYLSLSQYTEDPKHQQQSLDFFRLSVRSAAGTPRDRFGNAFKWAKQASRHKFLRPLEAYQAAIDLLPQFIWLGATTAQRYQDLLMAEALAVQAASAAIGSSEPALALEWLEHARCVVWNQNLMLRSPLDKLKSVDPCLAMHLQDVADSLYSASMESRESRAQKSVSVTPEQVAQEHRSLAKKYNELLAQIRKMPGFEDFLRPSKANVLVRAARHGPVVVINCYEDRCDALVVLPQQDSVQHLPLSKFSRDKAQSTRAEMEYLLRSDPVEGGTIKRRPVSLTQDIDFGNLLSDLWYGIVKPVLDHLGYSNATKSNVSIAALPHITWCPTGILSFLPLHAAGDYDQPESRVFNYAVSSYTPTLTALLNTSPSTLTCDSQILVIAQAETPGQTKLPGTIKELACVKKHGQNKVNISELIDSQATKINVLDAMAKHDWVHFACHAQQNIHDPTRSGFFLQDGTLDLASINQGSFKNKGLAFLSACQTATGDDKLPDEVIHLASGMLMAGYSSVIGTMWPVADNDAAFVADKVYSQLMRNGEIGNGEAGKALHNAIAALREEIGEREFGRWVLFTHIGL